Proteins from one Carassius gibelio isolate Cgi1373 ecotype wild population from Czech Republic chromosome A25, carGib1.2-hapl.c, whole genome shotgun sequence genomic window:
- the LOC127946854 gene encoding beta-parvin-like isoform X3, protein MDLMSDLQEDGKNAIMAPLLHSDPELLPEDSLLEENAERTILDPTSREDLNFKDLQKVLIDWINSELEEDRIIVKDLEEDLYDGQVLQKLFEKLSGHKLNVAEVTQSEIGQKQKLQTVLEAVNVVLRPLDWNTEWSVDSIHSKNLVSIVYLLLALAIYYAAPIRLPEHVSVKMIVVKKKEGILQSDHVTKQLTSTTTEMMIGRSERDAFDTLLDHAPDKLNVVKTSLITFVNKHLNKLNLEVTELESQFADGVYLVLLMGLLENYFVPLYNFYLTPESFEQKVHNVAFAFELMQDGGLQKPKARPEDVVNLNLKSTLRVLYNLFTNYKNTE, encoded by the exons ATGGATCTCA TGAGTGATCTTCAGGAAGATGGGAAGAACGCCATCATGGCTCCTCTTCTGCACAGCGACCCAGAGCTGCTCCCTGAGGACTCTTTGCTTG AGGAAAATGCAGAGAGGACCATTCTAGACCCAACGTCCAGAGAAGACCTAAATTTTAAAGACCTCCAGAAG GTTCTCATTGACTGGATCAACAGTGAACTTGAGGAGGACCGGATCATCGTGAAAGACCTTGAGGAAGATCTGTATGATGGACAGGTGCTGCAGAAACTGTTCG AGAAGCTGTCGGGTCATAAGCTAAATGTGGCAGAGGTGACGCAGTCAGAGATCGGACAGAAGCAGAAGCTGCAGACGGTTCTGGAGGCTGTTAATGTGGTTCTCAGACCGCTGGACTGGAACACGGAGTGGAGTGTCGACT CAATCCACTCTAAGAACCTGGTGTCCATCGTGTACCTGCTGCTGGCGCTGGCCATCTACTACGCGGCACCCATCCGCTTACCTGAGCATGTGTCTGTCAAGATGATCGTGGTCAAG aAAAAAGAGGGAATCCTTCAGAGTGATCATGTGACCAAACAACTCACAAGTACCACAACAGA AATGATGATCGGAAGATCAG AACGTGATGCTTTTGACACGTTATTGGATCACGCACCTGACAAACTGAACGTAGTGAAAACG TCGCTGATTACATTTGTGAATAAACACTTGAACAAACTGAACCTGGAGGTGACGGAGCTGGAGTCTCAG tttgCAGATGGAGTCTATCTGGTGTTGCTGATGGGATTGTTAGAAAATTACTTTGTCCCGCTGTACAACTTCTACCTCACGCCTGAAAGCTTCGAACAGAAG GTGCATAATGTCGCATTTGCTTTTGAGCTCATGCAAGATGGTGGATTACAGAAACCCAAAGCGCGACCAGAAG ACGTGGTGAACTTGAATCTGAAGTCAACACTCAGGGTGCTTTACAACCTTTTCACCAACTACAAGAACACGGAGTAA
- the LOC127946854 gene encoding beta-parvin-like isoform X2, whose translation MAGLLCGTKKRKQVSDLQEDGKNAIMAPLLHSDPELLPEDSLLEENAERTILDPTSREDLNFKDLQKVLIDWINSELEEDRIIVKDLEEDLYDGQVLQKLFEKLSGHKLNVAEVTQSEIGQKQKLQTVLEAVNVVLRPLDWNTEWSVDSIHSKNLVSIVYLLLALAIYYAAPIRLPEHVSVKMIVVKKKEGILQSDHVTKQLTSTTTEMMIGRSERDAFDTLLDHAPDKLNVVKTSLITFVNKHLNKLNLEVTELESQFADGVYLVLLMGLLENYFVPLYNFYLTPESFEQKVHNVAFAFELMQDGGLQKPKARPEDVVNLNLKSTLRVLYNLFTNYKNTE comes from the exons ATGGCTGGTCTTCTGTGTGGAACGAAGAAAAGAAAGCAAG TGAGTGATCTTCAGGAAGATGGGAAGAACGCCATCATGGCTCCTCTTCTGCACAGCGACCCAGAGCTGCTCCCTGAGGACTCTTTGCTTG AGGAAAATGCAGAGAGGACCATTCTAGACCCAACGTCCAGAGAAGACCTAAATTTTAAAGACCTCCAGAAG GTTCTCATTGACTGGATCAACAGTGAACTTGAGGAGGACCGGATCATCGTGAAAGACCTTGAGGAAGATCTGTATGATGGACAGGTGCTGCAGAAACTGTTCG AGAAGCTGTCGGGTCATAAGCTAAATGTGGCAGAGGTGACGCAGTCAGAGATCGGACAGAAGCAGAAGCTGCAGACGGTTCTGGAGGCTGTTAATGTGGTTCTCAGACCGCTGGACTGGAACACGGAGTGGAGTGTCGACT CAATCCACTCTAAGAACCTGGTGTCCATCGTGTACCTGCTGCTGGCGCTGGCCATCTACTACGCGGCACCCATCCGCTTACCTGAGCATGTGTCTGTCAAGATGATCGTGGTCAAG aAAAAAGAGGGAATCCTTCAGAGTGATCATGTGACCAAACAACTCACAAGTACCACAACAGA AATGATGATCGGAAGATCAG AACGTGATGCTTTTGACACGTTATTGGATCACGCACCTGACAAACTGAACGTAGTGAAAACG TCGCTGATTACATTTGTGAATAAACACTTGAACAAACTGAACCTGGAGGTGACGGAGCTGGAGTCTCAG tttgCAGATGGAGTCTATCTGGTGTTGCTGATGGGATTGTTAGAAAATTACTTTGTCCCGCTGTACAACTTCTACCTCACGCCTGAAAGCTTCGAACAGAAG GTGCATAATGTCGCATTTGCTTTTGAGCTCATGCAAGATGGTGGATTACAGAAACCCAAAGCGCGACCAGAAG ACGTGGTGAACTTGAATCTGAAGTCAACACTCAGGGTGCTTTACAACCTTTTCACCAACTACAAGAACACGGAGTAA
- the LOC127946854 gene encoding beta-parvin-like isoform X1 yields the protein MAASLTKPSGQPGKMKKDESLLGKLGGTLVRKKKLKEVSDLQEDGKNAIMAPLLHSDPELLPEDSLLEENAERTILDPTSREDLNFKDLQKVLIDWINSELEEDRIIVKDLEEDLYDGQVLQKLFEKLSGHKLNVAEVTQSEIGQKQKLQTVLEAVNVVLRPLDWNTEWSVDSIHSKNLVSIVYLLLALAIYYAAPIRLPEHVSVKMIVVKKKEGILQSDHVTKQLTSTTTEMMIGRSERDAFDTLLDHAPDKLNVVKTSLITFVNKHLNKLNLEVTELESQFADGVYLVLLMGLLENYFVPLYNFYLTPESFEQKVHNVAFAFELMQDGGLQKPKARPEDVVNLNLKSTLRVLYNLFTNYKNTE from the exons TGAGTGATCTTCAGGAAGATGGGAAGAACGCCATCATGGCTCCTCTTCTGCACAGCGACCCAGAGCTGCTCCCTGAGGACTCTTTGCTTG AGGAAAATGCAGAGAGGACCATTCTAGACCCAACGTCCAGAGAAGACCTAAATTTTAAAGACCTCCAGAAG GTTCTCATTGACTGGATCAACAGTGAACTTGAGGAGGACCGGATCATCGTGAAAGACCTTGAGGAAGATCTGTATGATGGACAGGTGCTGCAGAAACTGTTCG AGAAGCTGTCGGGTCATAAGCTAAATGTGGCAGAGGTGACGCAGTCAGAGATCGGACAGAAGCAGAAGCTGCAGACGGTTCTGGAGGCTGTTAATGTGGTTCTCAGACCGCTGGACTGGAACACGGAGTGGAGTGTCGACT CAATCCACTCTAAGAACCTGGTGTCCATCGTGTACCTGCTGCTGGCGCTGGCCATCTACTACGCGGCACCCATCCGCTTACCTGAGCATGTGTCTGTCAAGATGATCGTGGTCAAG aAAAAAGAGGGAATCCTTCAGAGTGATCATGTGACCAAACAACTCACAAGTACCACAACAGA AATGATGATCGGAAGATCAG AACGTGATGCTTTTGACACGTTATTGGATCACGCACCTGACAAACTGAACGTAGTGAAAACG TCGCTGATTACATTTGTGAATAAACACTTGAACAAACTGAACCTGGAGGTGACGGAGCTGGAGTCTCAG tttgCAGATGGAGTCTATCTGGTGTTGCTGATGGGATTGTTAGAAAATTACTTTGTCCCGCTGTACAACTTCTACCTCACGCCTGAAAGCTTCGAACAGAAG GTGCATAATGTCGCATTTGCTTTTGAGCTCATGCAAGATGGTGGATTACAGAAACCCAAAGCGCGACCAGAAG ACGTGGTGAACTTGAATCTGAAGTCAACACTCAGGGTGCTTTACAACCTTTTCACCAACTACAAGAACACGGAGTAA